A genome region from Fervidobacterium changbaicum includes the following:
- the nadX gene encoding aspartate dehydrogenase, producing the protein MKVFFIGGGNIAKIVYQELRDEIEKCWYYDVIETDLPCERLERFFVPEDADVVVECASVDAVKQYGLDVLKSGKDFYIISSGAFSDVEFFDKFMEELKRSSQTVYIPSGAIGGLDIIRAVKKFISKVELVTRKPPKAFNLENLSEEQVIFSGNARQAIEEFPQNTNVSMTLSLAVGDFDKVDVRIVADPKIEENVHEINIYSSVGEYKIIHKNKPSPNPKTSYLAPLSLVSALRKRAERFQVG; encoded by the coding sequence ATGAAGGTATTTTTCATAGGTGGGGGAAATATCGCAAAGATAGTTTACCAAGAACTAAGAGACGAGATTGAAAAGTGCTGGTATTACGATGTTATTGAAACAGACCTACCTTGCGAAAGGTTAGAAAGATTTTTTGTTCCAGAAGATGCTGATGTGGTTGTTGAGTGCGCTTCCGTAGATGCTGTAAAACAGTATGGTTTGGACGTGCTCAAAAGCGGGAAAGATTTTTACATCATAAGCTCCGGTGCATTTTCGGATGTTGAGTTCTTTGACAAGTTCATGGAGGAATTGAAAAGGTCCTCCCAGACAGTTTACATCCCTTCAGGTGCAATAGGTGGACTTGATATCATACGTGCTGTTAAAAAATTCATCAGTAAGGTCGAGCTTGTAACACGAAAACCACCAAAAGCTTTCAATCTCGAAAACTTAAGTGAAGAGCAAGTGATATTTTCAGGAAACGCACGCCAAGCCATTGAGGAGTTCCCGCAAAACACGAACGTTTCCATGACTCTTTCACTTGCTGTTGGAGATTTCGATAAGGTCGATGTACGCATAGTAGCTGACCCAAAGATCGAAGAGAACGTACACGAGATAAACATCTATTCTTCAGTCGGTGAATACAAAATAATACATAAGAACAAGCCTTCACCAAATCCAAAGACAAGTTACCTTGCCCCGTTATCGTTGGTATCAGCTTTGAGAAAAAGGGCAGAAAGGTTTCAGGTAGGCTAA
- a CDS encoding PD-(D/E)XK nuclease family protein — protein sequence MTTKVDAKNNNRIAYVVPIDKSHFQFIANQIERIYEEDPLNFLFIGPSGFYVRQIADNVAKQLNKTINRDAFRVINQYVTEILRLNNYDAEVFDRDFYTIYVTDVIDKIQNDAKFSGDSQKQIILRTLSKSPTIIEYIVDLFEKIWELNLYGESGKTEAELTGTYALIHDIIQNPTTPFAEILNEVIRKMEESAEKLKGKKIYDPISVYRWYIDQAEYVEPGRKYLVLSGFFDIPPLMRKALMKMIDKAENVFFYVWQKPADFSFDQLDEVYGFLQSAGFEIRTDFCQEKIVALEKLVNNVRRIKVPTENQLYQYNYVTSQVKKLLLQGEKPDNIAVVVPSASIAKRLMEEFSDAKIPYRYSGKIPVTQSKIVQILTQPLETYFNEFRTENLLAIIESPLIPDRKLTMDEVEDLFREFGYYSTNLTISILRDKEKRYEIFFRSLDKEIEETAKEKEEGEIEEDVYLDTIKRLEQLREFRNIIEKLFEILDEIDQNSGKTNFFDWYRGFILKYSKNFAGAFEKSENAKSSEHAVESREVSRSLGNEVNAFSKLVETVNKLEDYVEKIVELGERTKIEGWKKIYRLLTVMLNSSGYRETFKSANVVDIVDLSNARFLSKKYKFFLEFTDDYYPSIERINPLLFKTNSERSKIYEMIEERERRSLILSILFSGESQFVVPLATNTGDMLVPSKYLSEFSDLKDEKEKFVPTLSDIYSEIDYEIERLKQQDLENKNKLDKVLKESEFILEERVNIKDISYNKINTYMKCPLQFYFQQVADLFYKPGATLENKRAINDGLIVHRVMRKFYEQFLEQTIFEVDVNQVMNWIEEEYRNFYFEGIYAYSIPRKLKVAEISEQLLPLLKSFVQDKKVINLKQRSISFYPDYLEEKSSESKSSKGEELISERILGLEKEFTAHYQGYSFVARVDRIDKVSVLTNEESKQKGKKNKTNDLDMKNDEGEGFAILDYKYARVRNSAIEQIMFYDWILQKSKDSTIDSDDRVYFILFSLKPKEDKGKYTYEYEYAKRQHDGENAKIFLPAGKRGRISSYIPFDYQMFEKWLMKLIGEISDEGRFVPVFLDSEMKSFVKLAMKEVKSKEIELAAPDGSKKTRNCRTYNSGNCPYEPICSMYEMYGVKLKKG from the coding sequence ATGACAACCAAAGTTGATGCCAAAAACAATAATAGAATTGCATATGTCGTTCCTATAGACAAGTCCCATTTCCAATTCATTGCAAATCAAATTGAGAGGATTTACGAAGAAGACCCTCTGAACTTCCTTTTCATCGGTCCTTCCGGGTTTTACGTTAGACAAATTGCCGACAATGTAGCAAAGCAACTGAATAAAACCATCAACAGAGACGCTTTCAGAGTCATCAACCAATACGTTACCGAAATACTCCGCCTTAACAATTACGATGCTGAGGTTTTCGACAGGGACTTTTACACAATCTATGTTACCGATGTTATCGACAAAATCCAAAACGATGCAAAATTTTCTGGCGATAGCCAAAAGCAGATAATACTAAGGACACTTTCAAAATCACCAACGATAATAGAGTACATTGTAGATTTGTTTGAAAAAATCTGGGAGCTGAACCTTTACGGAGAGAGTGGAAAAACCGAAGCAGAATTAACAGGTACATACGCACTAATTCATGACATCATCCAGAATCCAACAACACCATTTGCCGAGATACTAAATGAGGTTATTCGCAAGATGGAAGAGTCCGCGGAAAAACTGAAAGGAAAAAAGATTTACGATCCGATAAGCGTTTACAGATGGTACATAGACCAAGCAGAATACGTCGAACCTGGACGGAAGTACCTTGTTCTCAGCGGATTTTTCGATATCCCACCGCTTATGCGAAAAGCTCTTATGAAAATGATTGACAAAGCCGAAAACGTATTTTTCTACGTCTGGCAAAAGCCGGCAGATTTCTCATTTGACCAACTTGACGAAGTTTACGGATTCCTCCAATCAGCTGGTTTTGAGATCAGAACCGATTTCTGCCAAGAAAAGATTGTTGCATTAGAGAAACTTGTAAACAATGTTCGACGTATAAAAGTGCCTACGGAAAATCAGCTTTACCAGTACAACTATGTAACTTCCCAAGTAAAGAAATTGCTTTTGCAAGGTGAAAAGCCTGATAATATTGCAGTTGTTGTGCCTTCAGCTTCGATAGCGAAAAGGCTCATGGAAGAATTCAGCGATGCCAAAATTCCGTACAGGTACAGTGGAAAGATACCGGTCACTCAAAGTAAGATTGTTCAGATACTCACTCAACCACTGGAGACGTACTTCAACGAGTTCAGAACAGAAAACCTACTTGCAATAATTGAATCTCCTCTCATACCAGACAGAAAACTCACAATGGATGAAGTCGAAGACCTCTTTAGAGAATTTGGATATTATTCTACAAACCTGACAATCAGCATACTGAGGGATAAAGAAAAGCGATACGAGATATTCTTCAGAAGCTTAGATAAAGAGATAGAAGAAACAGCAAAGGAAAAGGAAGAGGGAGAAATAGAGGAAGACGTTTATCTTGACACTATCAAACGTTTGGAACAACTCAGAGAATTCAGAAACATCATTGAGAAGCTTTTTGAGATACTCGATGAAATAGATCAAAACAGTGGCAAAACGAATTTCTTTGATTGGTACAGAGGATTTATCTTGAAGTATTCCAAAAACTTTGCTGGTGCATTTGAGAAATCCGAAAATGCGAAGAGTTCAGAACACGCAGTCGAATCACGAGAAGTATCGCGAAGTCTCGGTAACGAAGTAAATGCGTTCTCAAAGCTCGTAGAGACAGTGAATAAACTCGAAGATTACGTTGAAAAGATTGTTGAGCTCGGAGAAAGAACAAAAATAGAAGGTTGGAAGAAGATATACAGACTTTTGACTGTGATGCTTAACTCTTCGGGATACAGAGAGACCTTCAAATCCGCAAACGTAGTTGATATCGTCGATCTTTCAAATGCAAGGTTTTTGAGCAAAAAGTACAAATTCTTCTTGGAATTCACGGATGATTATTATCCATCGATAGAAAGAATAAACCCTCTGCTTTTCAAAACAAACAGCGAAAGATCAAAGATATACGAGATGATCGAAGAGCGAGAACGCAGATCTCTGATACTTTCGATACTATTCAGCGGAGAATCGCAATTTGTCGTCCCGCTTGCCACAAATACTGGTGACATGCTCGTACCTTCAAAGTATTTAAGTGAATTTTCGGATTTAAAAGACGAAAAAGAAAAGTTCGTTCCCACATTGTCGGACATATACTCAGAGATAGACTATGAAATTGAAAGGCTGAAACAACAAGATTTGGAAAACAAAAACAAATTAGATAAGGTCTTGAAGGAGAGTGAATTCATCCTAGAAGAAAGGGTAAATATAAAGGATATCAGCTACAACAAAATAAACACCTACATGAAATGCCCCCTGCAATTTTATTTCCAACAAGTGGCAGATCTTTTCTACAAGCCGGGTGCAACGCTCGAGAACAAGAGAGCTATAAACGATGGTTTAATCGTGCACCGCGTAATGCGTAAGTTCTATGAACAATTCCTGGAGCAGACAATCTTTGAAGTTGATGTGAATCAAGTAATGAATTGGATAGAAGAAGAATACAGAAACTTCTACTTTGAGGGCATATACGCTTACTCGATTCCAAGAAAGCTTAAAGTGGCAGAAATTTCAGAACAGCTACTACCACTACTGAAATCGTTTGTACAGGACAAAAAAGTGATAAACTTGAAGCAAAGGAGTATATCATTTTATCCTGATTATTTGGAAGAAAAATCGTCAGAGTCAAAATCTTCAAAGGGTGAAGAGCTGATTTCAGAAAGAATATTAGGTCTTGAAAAAGAATTTACAGCACATTATCAAGGTTATTCCTTTGTTGCACGAGTGGACCGAATAGACAAAGTTTCCGTGCTAACAAACGAGGAGTCTAAACAAAAAGGCAAGAAGAACAAAACAAACGATTTGGACATGAAAAACGACGAAGGAGAAGGCTTTGCGATACTCGATTACAAATATGCCAGGGTAAGAAATTCTGCTATTGAACAGATCATGTTCTACGATTGGATACTCCAAAAATCGAAAGATAGTACCATTGACAGCGACGATAGAGTTTATTTCATACTCTTCTCACTCAAGCCCAAAGAAGATAAAGGTAAATACACCTACGAATATGAGTATGCGAAACGACAGCATGACGGTGAAAATGCGAAAATATTCTTGCCTGCGGGCAAGCGAGGAAGGATTTCTTCGTATATTCCTTTCGATTATCAGATGTTCGAAAAGTGGTTGATGAAATTAATTGGTGAAATAAGCGATGAAGGAAGATTTGTTCCGGTGTTTTTGGACAGTGAGATGAAATCGTTTGTAAAACTTGCAATGAAAGAGGTCAAAAGCAAAGAAATAGAACTTGCTGCACCCGATGGTTCAAAAAAGACAAGAAACTGCAGAACGTACAATTCAGGAAATTGTCCATATGAACCAATATGTTCAATGTATGAAATGTACGGTGTAAAATTGAAAAAGGGGTGA
- a CDS encoding endonuclease/exonuclease/phosphatase family protein, translated as MNILTLNLHTYQEVPFKEYDNILSFLEKYKPIQEAIAGLIIQKRVDIAFFQEAGQYIHEEPDINIQGIAIKKSNYVRILTEMLSDKRKNYYFVWDISHYGFGIWEEGLGILSKFPIVEFESRYVSKHTCLDTFYSRKIIRARVQAEKEQPDLYCVHLNWAEAGFVEEFSNLVKWIEEIGNENFVIAGDFNVPYGSDEYELIVNTKVLGRKLIDAWIVANPDRPVQPTFGGDVISESTARIDYIFIPEGWEVARAEIVFDKERVSDHMGVFCEVKSYFHRFEVKENCLLKNGK; from the coding sequence GTGAACATATTAACTTTAAACCTGCACACCTATCAAGAAGTTCCCTTCAAAGAGTACGACAATATCCTATCGTTTCTTGAAAAATACAAGCCTATTCAAGAAGCGATTGCTGGCCTTATAATCCAAAAACGAGTCGATATTGCTTTTTTCCAAGAAGCAGGACAGTATATTCACGAAGAACCAGACATAAATATCCAAGGAATAGCTATCAAGAAAAGCAACTATGTAAGAATCTTAACAGAGATGCTTTCTGATAAGAGAAAAAACTACTATTTTGTATGGGACATCTCCCATTATGGCTTTGGCATTTGGGAAGAAGGGCTTGGAATTCTTTCAAAATTTCCCATCGTTGAATTCGAAAGTAGGTACGTTTCCAAACATACTTGTTTGGATACTTTTTACTCAAGAAAGATAATCAGAGCAAGAGTTCAAGCTGAAAAAGAACAACCTGATTTATACTGTGTTCATCTCAACTGGGCTGAGGCAGGTTTTGTTGAGGAATTCTCTAATCTGGTGAAATGGATCGAAGAAATTGGGAATGAGAATTTTGTTATTGCTGGGGATTTCAATGTGCCATATGGTTCTGATGAATACGAATTGATAGTTAATACAAAAGTACTTGGTAGAAAATTGATTGATGCTTGGATAGTTGCCAATCCTGACAGACCTGTTCAACCAACTTTTGGTGGAGATGTAATTTCAGAGAGCACTGCAAGGATAGATTATATCTTCATCCCTGAAGGATGGGAAGTAGCGAGAGCAGAGATTGTTTTTGATAAGGAAAGAGTATCTGATCATATGGGAGTGTTTTGTGAAGTTAAGTCTTACTTTCATAGATTTGAAGTAAAAGAAAATTGTTTACTGAAAAATGGCAAATAA
- a CDS encoding ABC transporter permease, whose translation MISILMKNIFFYKRNWKELLLNTLRIYLSIVPFYYFALAQSNDLENLRFTLLTIIIAGIISNTVIAANYELYQEIISGKMSNFRIANVKIFEYILAQTVFYFFIYLIQYVFALILMNVYGIIYIKISLYALLNAAIFIVIIIAISSIISGLLAAFTLKTKRFAYSSLLISILLIFSACYMPYRLLKSGFKIVALLLPFTYIINIFKSAFSADYLIFPIEIMYLILMVQILVLRFILVKILSRFFNELINSTI comes from the coding sequence ATGATTAGCATTCTAATGAAAAATATATTTTTTTATAAAAGAAATTGGAAGGAATTATTATTAAACACTTTAAGAATTTATCTAAGTATAGTTCCATTTTATTATTTTGCATTGGCTCAATCAAATGACTTAGAAAATCTAAGGTTTACCCTTTTAACTATAATTATTGCAGGAATAATAAGTAACACCGTTATTGCTGCAAACTATGAACTTTATCAAGAAATTATAAGTGGCAAAATGTCAAATTTTAGAATAGCTAATGTTAAGATATTTGAGTATATTTTAGCTCAAACGGTTTTTTATTTTTTCATCTATTTAATTCAGTATGTTTTTGCATTAATTTTAATGAATGTTTATGGAATAATTTATATAAAAATTTCTTTATATGCCCTATTAAATGCAGCAATCTTTATCGTAATAATAATTGCTATATCATCGATTATTAGTGGGCTTTTAGCGGCCTTTACTCTTAAAACAAAAAGATTTGCTTACAGTTCACTTCTGATTAGTATTCTATTGATATTTTCTGCATGCTATATGCCTTATAGATTACTCAAATCAGGATTTAAAATAGTGGCCCTTTTATTACCATTTACATATATAATAAATATATTTAAAAGTGCATTTAGTGCGGATTATTTGATATTTCCAATTGAAATTATGTATTTAATATTGATGGTTCAGATTTTGGTTTTGAGATTTATATTAGTTAAAATTTTGAGTAGGTTCTTTAATGAACTTATAAACTCGACTATATAA
- the nadA gene encoding quinolinate synthase NadA, which produces MYVTPEKIRKLADEKGYIIVAHNYQIPELQQIADYLGDSLQLARIVTKIDAKKILFLGVDFMAEVMKVLNPEKKIIVPVGYSTCPMANSLTVEDVLKYKEIYKGIPVVVYVNSRTEVKAVADVVCTSANAIDVVNALDSDTILFGPDKNLASYVAEKTGKNIIPIPGETGYCYVHNYVKDSEIKKLMSKYPNAEVMVHPEVPKNIRNLAHFIGSTSQMEKYPASSKANEFIVVTEVGMLAKLEKLYPDKVFIPVPSMVCYNMKKNNLRNTYLALLEEKIEVTLDSELIAKARKAIERMLEITEGAERSERKVVKSA; this is translated from the coding sequence ATGTACGTCACACCTGAGAAAATCAGAAAGCTTGCCGATGAAAAAGGATACATCATTGTGGCTCACAATTATCAGATTCCCGAACTGCAACAGATAGCGGATTATTTAGGCGATTCGCTGCAACTGGCAAGGATAGTGACAAAGATAGATGCCAAGAAGATACTCTTCCTCGGCGTCGATTTCATGGCAGAGGTTATGAAGGTTTTGAATCCCGAAAAGAAAATCATCGTTCCCGTAGGATATTCCACTTGCCCGATGGCAAATTCATTGACTGTTGAAGATGTGCTGAAGTACAAAGAAATCTACAAAGGCATACCAGTTGTTGTGTATGTCAATAGCAGGACGGAAGTGAAGGCAGTTGCAGATGTTGTATGTACGTCGGCAAATGCTATCGATGTTGTAAATGCACTTGATTCAGATACAATACTTTTTGGACCTGATAAAAACCTCGCATCTTACGTAGCGGAAAAAACGGGGAAAAACATCATCCCAATACCGGGCGAGACAGGATATTGTTATGTGCACAACTACGTTAAGGATAGCGAGATTAAAAAGCTGATGTCAAAGTATCCAAACGCGGAAGTTATGGTCCATCCGGAAGTTCCAAAGAATATACGCAATCTGGCTCACTTCATAGGAAGCACATCGCAAATGGAGAAGTACCCCGCTTCTTCAAAGGCAAATGAATTCATCGTCGTGACAGAGGTCGGAATGCTGGCAAAACTTGAAAAGCTCTATCCTGATAAAGTATTCATACCAGTGCCCTCGATGGTTTGCTATAATATGAAAAAGAACAACTTAAGAAATACATACCTGGCACTCTTGGAAGAAAAGATAGAGGTAACATTGGATAGTGAGCTTATTGCAAAGGCAAGAAAGGCTATAGAAAGAATGCTTGAAATAACCGAAGGTGCAGAACGCTCAGAAAGAAAGGTGGTTAAAAGTGCTTGA
- the nadC gene encoding carboxylating nicotinate-nucleotide diphosphorylase, which yields MLDRIIDNVVELIRKDEYFLDYASYPLKGTKCNAEVILKDEAAVISGVEIVSGVCERFNIKAEFLYKDGDLVKKGKVAQIHGDAYNILICERSILNVLSFMSAIATKVRKLVEKADGKVQIAATRKTIPFTGELQKIAVLHGGGDTHRLNLSDCAMIKDNHIKLYGSITRAVNEVKKHLSFTKKIEVEAETLEMAVEACQAGSDIVMLDNFSPQEACRAARLIKERYPDVIVEISGGVNPDNIEEYVCEYIDVISIGRITSEVKYVDYSLEVL from the coding sequence GTGCTTGATAGAATTATCGATAACGTTGTTGAATTGATAAGGAAAGACGAATACTTCTTAGATTACGCTTCTTATCCTTTAAAGGGAACAAAATGTAACGCAGAAGTAATTCTCAAAGATGAAGCCGCAGTCATCTCCGGTGTGGAAATCGTGAGTGGTGTGTGCGAAAGGTTTAACATAAAAGCAGAGTTCTTGTACAAAGATGGAGACCTTGTAAAGAAGGGCAAAGTGGCACAAATTCATGGGGATGCTTACAATATACTAATCTGTGAAAGGAGCATTCTAAATGTTCTTTCTTTTATGAGTGCAATTGCGACAAAGGTAAGAAAGCTTGTGGAAAAGGCCGACGGGAAGGTTCAGATTGCAGCAACAAGGAAAACAATTCCATTTACCGGAGAGCTCCAGAAAATCGCGGTTCTGCACGGTGGTGGTGATACACACAGGCTCAATTTATCAGACTGTGCTATGATAAAGGACAACCATATAAAGCTCTACGGTTCCATAACAAGAGCGGTCAATGAAGTGAAAAAGCATCTTTCGTTCACTAAGAAGATAGAAGTTGAAGCAGAGACACTCGAAATGGCAGTCGAGGCGTGTCAGGCTGGCTCAGACATCGTCATGCTCGATAACTTCTCCCCACAAGAAGCTTGCAGGGCTGCAAGGTTAATAAAGGAAAGGTACCCAGATGTTATTGTAGAAATCTCCGGTGGTGTTAATCCCGACAATATCGAAGAATATGTGTGCGAATACATTGATGTGATTTCCATAGGTAGAATCACAAGCGAAGTCAAGTATGTTGACTACAGTCTTGAAGTTTTGTAG
- a CDS encoding NUDIX domain-containing protein, whose product MLEYDEITRLMRKHANQKIATICYAENNGKLLFLLRKKEPFAGYLVPPGGHVEKNEDVESATRREFIEETGLELVDLKLKMVTSERGPEHYNWILFIFVGKTNGTNFVESSEGKLFWIDKDKILQENLSPIDKLLAPYILDGTDIVWKVEIDYDEQKQFKNVLIEKFTDF is encoded by the coding sequence ATGCTTGAATACGATGAAATTACCCGTCTGATGAGAAAACACGCGAACCAAAAAATCGCTACAATATGCTACGCTGAAAACAATGGAAAGTTGTTGTTTTTGCTGCGAAAGAAGGAACCTTTTGCTGGGTACCTTGTACCTCCAGGTGGTCACGTTGAAAAAAACGAAGATGTCGAATCTGCAACAAGAAGAGAATTCATCGAGGAAACCGGACTGGAGTTGGTGGATTTAAAATTGAAGATGGTGACCTCGGAAAGAGGACCTGAGCACTACAATTGGATACTCTTTATATTTGTCGGTAAGACAAACGGTACGAACTTCGTTGAGAGCTCTGAAGGAAAGTTGTTTTGGATAGATAAGGATAAAATATTACAAGAAAACTTGTCCCCCATCGATAAATTGTTGGCACCGTACATCCTTGATGGAACGGATATTGTATGGAAAGTAGAAATAGATTATGACGAGCAGAAACAGTTCAAAAACGTGTTAATTGAGAAATTCACAGATTTTTGA
- a CDS encoding diphthine--ammonia ligase, producing the protein MQLSEKINDKVIFSSWSGGKDSALALHRALKELKRVDILFTMFDETCVHTRAHGLSKRLIQAQAESIGAKLMMRCATWETYEREFLEFLKGVENGIGIFGDIDLQEHKDWVERVCATYNVSVLEPLWLEPREKLIEEFIREGFKAKIIATKTEYRELLGKDLHNRETLKLIEKLSIDISGENGEYHTVVYDGPIFKEPLEIKIIGKHSTETNEYLIVNI; encoded by the coding sequence ATGCAATTATCTGAGAAAATAAACGATAAGGTAATATTCTCATCTTGGAGTGGCGGAAAGGATTCCGCACTCGCACTGCACAGAGCATTAAAAGAGCTTAAAAGAGTTGATATTCTGTTTACAATGTTCGATGAAACGTGCGTTCACACGCGTGCTCATGGTTTGTCAAAGAGGCTGATACAGGCGCAGGCAGAAAGTATAGGTGCCAAATTAATGATGAGGTGTGCAACTTGGGAAACGTACGAAAGGGAGTTCCTTGAATTTCTCAAAGGTGTTGAAAATGGGATAGGGATATTTGGTGATATCGATTTGCAGGAACACAAAGATTGGGTTGAAAGAGTGTGCGCAACTTACAACGTTAGCGTCTTGGAACCGCTATGGTTGGAACCAAGAGAAAAACTCATCGAGGAATTCATAAGGGAAGGTTTTAAGGCAAAGATTATCGCTACTAAGACCGAATACAGAGAACTGCTCGGAAAAGACTTACACAATAGAGAAACTCTCAAGCTAATTGAAAAGCTCAGTATCGACATTTCAGGTGAAAACGGAGAATACCATACAGTTGTGTACGATGGTCCAATATTCAAGGAGCCTTTAGAAATCAAAATAATTGGTAAGCATTCCACCGAGACTAACGAATACTTAATCGTTAATATATGA
- a CDS encoding PQQ-binding-like beta-propeller repeat protein, translating to MARMKKKEDEERILNDVAKREERVRTFAQLVSFAQILIVASAFLSRKDIKYVFSFGPLFFLIPGIINILRVKGYRILGVSYFLSSLILLYTAMNVVVPASTIYYILTFANYIFLYKATKQKVFNNLWKLVLLFALADIIFIGLKLLHLVLLLLLLHQMIHLYALLNMRYVDILYTKPDKIKKKYSNAKGVDIPVDFETRTPKQIFRTLGGIYFSPVITSDEFVCFTSADGSLYSFASNGELKWKVDAGSEDFSDPLLDSKENIFIVSSSGMLIKLSAKGEEIFRIRIKRGISCMPVIFNDMIYLFNTAGVLYEISTDGERQRTVFNLNEFIDLSPIITEDSIYVLLPPGELYRFSMDGEKIWKTDMGTVTTAPVISEDGIIYVGSNDKFIYAINSEDGSVIWAFETDSELTVSPVVSEDGRVYFGSGKKFYCLDKEKNIRWEFSMSSDISSSPVISEGYIYFGCKNGDFYSLRTDGTVD from the coding sequence ATGGCAAGAATGAAAAAGAAAGAAGATGAAGAACGGATATTGAACGATGTTGCTAAACGTGAAGAGCGTGTAAGAACTTTTGCACAATTGGTTTCATTTGCACAAATATTAATCGTGGCTTCTGCTTTCTTGTCACGTAAAGATATAAAGTACGTTTTTAGTTTTGGCCCGCTGTTCTTTCTAATTCCCGGTATTATCAACATTCTGCGCGTCAAAGGTTACAGGATATTAGGTGTTTCCTATTTTTTATCTTCACTAATTCTTTTGTACACAGCAATGAACGTTGTTGTTCCAGCTTCCACCATTTATTACATCTTGACCTTTGCAAATTACATTTTCTTATACAAAGCGACAAAACAAAAAGTGTTTAACAACCTGTGGAAATTAGTTTTATTATTTGCGCTTGCAGACATTATATTCATAGGATTGAAATTGCTTCACTTAGTTCTCTTGCTACTTTTATTACATCAGATGATCCACTTGTATGCTTTATTGAACATGAGGTATGTCGACATACTGTACACAAAACCAGATAAAATAAAGAAAAAGTACTCAAATGCAAAAGGCGTTGATATTCCTGTTGACTTTGAGACAAGGACACCAAAGCAGATATTTAGAACGCTCGGTGGTATATATTTTTCACCAGTAATAACGAGTGATGAATTTGTTTGTTTTACTTCCGCAGATGGGAGTCTGTACAGTTTTGCCAGTAACGGTGAATTAAAATGGAAGGTGGATGCTGGTAGTGAGGATTTTTCAGACCCCCTGCTGGATAGTAAGGAGAACATATTTATTGTGAGTTCTTCTGGGATGTTGATAAAATTAAGCGCTAAAGGTGAAGAGATATTCAGAATAAGAATAAAGCGCGGAATTTCTTGTATGCCTGTTATATTCAACGACATGATATACCTTTTCAATACTGCAGGTGTTTTGTATGAGATATCGACAGATGGTGAAAGGCAAAGAACAGTGTTTAATTTGAATGAATTTATCGATTTAAGTCCCATTATAACAGAAGACTCGATTTACGTCTTACTTCCCCCAGGAGAATTATACAGGTTTTCAATGGATGGTGAAAAAATCTGGAAGACAGATATGGGAACTGTTACAACAGCACCGGTGATAAGCGAAGATGGAATTATCTATGTCGGTTCGAACGATAAATTTATCTACGCGATCAATTCCGAAGATGGAAGTGTGATTTGGGCATTTGAGACTGACAGTGAGCTAACCGTCTCACCTGTCGTAAGCGAGGATGGAAGAGTATATTTCGGATCTGGAAAGAAATTTTACTGTTTGGACAAAGAAAAGAACATACGTTGGGAGTTCTCGATGAGTTCTGACATTTCAAGTTCTCCAGTTATCTCAGAGGGCTATATCTATTTTGGTTGCAAGAATGGGGATTTCTATTCACTAAGAACTGATGGGACGGTTGATTGA